The following is a genomic window from Caproiciproducens sp. CPB-2.
TTCCAACCTCAGCCAGCGGCTGGAGATTTACCGCCGCATCGCGGACATCCGCACCCGCGAGGACGCGCTCGACGTGACCGACGAGCTGATCGACCGCTTCGGCGACCCGCCGGAGAGCGTGAACGGCCTGATCGAGGTCGCGCTCCTGCGCAACCTCGCCTCCCAGCTGGGCATTTATGAGATCAAGCAGCAGAACGACGTTCTGCTCCTTTATAAGACAAACATCGACATGAAGCAGGTCGGTTCCCTCATTTCCTCCATACGTTCCCGCGTGATGCTGAACGCCGGAGCGAAACCGTACATCAGCGTCAAAATCCTTCCGGGCGCCACCCCGCTGGACACCCTGACCGAAATCCTCAACACGATCCGGGAATAACGTCATACCGCGCAAAAACTCACCGGTTTTCCACCAAGGTTTCACACAACCTTCACAAAATCGCCGGGCGGCGTACTGGACAAGCCGGACGGATAAGAGTATAATAATCTGGTGAAACTTGAATCAGGTCTTGTTGACAGACGAGGCCCGGCACCTGTTCAAATTTGGCTGCGCACAAGCGCATGGAGGTAGTTATGTTAAAGAAGTCGAAAAAGGTGGTCGCCGCAGTGCTGGCCGTCGCCATGATAGCGGGCATGACCGCGTGTAAAAGCGACAAAAGCTGGGCGATGAAAAACGACAGCCTGACCGCTCCTATCGGAGTATATATCTATAATCTGTATTATGCTTACCAGAATGCGCAATCCCTGGCGACGGACACGTCGAAGCCGCTTCTGGAACAGAAGATCGACGGCAAGGACGCGGAAGCCTATATAAAGGAAAAAGCGCTGAATTCCACAAAGATGCTCTTTGTGATGAACGATAAAATGAAGGAGCTCGGCCTTTCCCTGACCGCGGACGAGACGAAGTCCATCAGCTCCAGCACGGATTCCCAGTGGGCGCAGGCAAGCTCCACCCTTGAAAAATACGGCATCTCAAAGAATTCGTTCAATCTCGCGTATTCGGACTATTACACCAAATACCAGAAGGTGTTTACGGCTCTCTACGGCAAGGGCGGCAAAAAGGAAGTTTCCGACGCCGACCTGAAAGCCTATTTTGAGAAGAACTACACCGACTATTCCTATTTCCTCAAGCCGCTTTACAGCACCGACGCCAACGGCAGCACGGTGATGATCACGGAAGCCGAACAGGCCGCGCTGGAAAAAGAGTTCAACGGCTACGCGGCGGACATCAAGGCCGGAAAAATGACCATGCAGCAGGCTGCCGACGCCTATAAAACCTCTTCCAAACAGACGACCGACCAGCTTCAGTCCGGCACTGAAATTCTGGACAGCAACTCCGGTTTCCCGACGGATTTCATTTCCCTCTTCTCTTCCATGAAGCCGGGCGAGGTCAAGGCGGCGGAAATCTCCGGCACCTATATGGTCGCGATGAAGAACGACGTCACCAAGAAAACCACCGGGCAGCTCGGTACCGAAAGCACCCGCAACTCCATTCTGGCCCAGCTGAAAGGTCAGGAATACTCCGACGAAATCGAAAAGGAAGCGGCGGCGTACACCAACGTTACCCTGAACCAGAAGGCGATCGATTCTTATAAGCCTTCCATGTTTGAGACCAAGACTTCCTCCGCAGCGGCAACTTCTTCCGCCCCGGCCTCTTCGGCGGCCGCCTCAGCGGCAAGCGCCGCATCGTCCAAATAAACAGCTAAAACAAATCAAGGGCGCAGACAGAAGCTTCTGTCCTCGCCCTTTTCTTTTCTATATCTACCGTCTTTACCGTCAATGAAAACCATGAAGGTACCGTGCCACATAGAGACATTTTGGGGATACCCCGGGGGTGCAGGGGGATTTTATGGAACCCTCCCGCCGGGAATTCAAAATCCCCCTGCGCGTCCTTTGCCTACTTTCGGACAAGAGCGAAAGTAGGGGCCCGCCCGGCCTGAGGGCGAAGCTGACGATCAACTCTTACTTGCGGCGATGCTCGCAGATAGTTATCTATTGAATCAAAAGAGGAACTCCCGGGGAGACTCCTTCCGTCGCGCCAAGCGCGACACCTCCCTCAAAGAGGGAGGCAAGGAGTTCGCCCGTCAGTACAGCACCACGGTGCCGCCCTGTACGGCGCAGCTGCACTCATAGCTTTTCTGGGTCCCCGTCTGCACGTCAAATACCGAATTGAACTCAAAGGAATCCCTGTCGTCCGCAAGAACATAGCGGGCCAGGATAAACCGGTCGTCCACACAGGCGAAAAACTCCCCCAGCTCCTTGCTGTACCGCGTGTGGATTTCGGAATTCAGCACGCCGTCCACCCGGTAACCGTCCTCTTCCTCCGTAATCCGGTAGACCCGCGCGCCGTTGCCGTCGATGCTGAACATGGCGGGGGCCTCGTCCTCCTTCAGATTCAGCTCCGCCACAATCGACTTTTTTCCCGTCGTCTTGTCGTAAGCACAGATTCTCTGGTCGCCGGTCGGAAAATACTTGACCCGGAAATACAGGCTGCCGCCGTCCATTCCCGCAAAACGCACCAGCCCCGGGGTCCCCGCGCTCAGGATCAGCTCCAGCGGGGCGCGCTCCTCCCCGGTCTTGACGGCGACAATAAAGTCGAACAGCGGGCAAAGCCAGACGTTGTCGTTGATATTGTCGCCCAGCCAGCGCATGTTCCGGTAGCAATGCTCCTTTTCCGCCTCGTCGCCGTGCGGCTGCAAAACCAGAAGCTGTCTCTGCCCGTCCGCCTCGTAGGTGATAAGCCCGGCGCTGTCCGCGGTACAGACGCGCGGGTCGCGCACGTAATAGTACTTTTCATCGTCAATATCGTAAAGATACGCCACTTTTTCAAAACCGGTCAGCTTTTTGTAGTCCTCAAACAGCGCCCGGTGCCGCGCGTTCTCTTTGGTATAAATCATCAGGTGGCTTTCATCCAGAGCGGTGCAGTCCGAAAACCCGCCGATAAAGTTCAGCGTGGCCATGTTCCTTTCCGCGCCCGTGCGCTTGTCGATCCGTAAAATCCAGGCATCGCTTTCCCCGCTTTCCATCACGACGATGATGTCTTCCGGAAAGCTGAAGAAATGCTGTACAAAAGCCGGATTGCTCAGAAAATAGTTCGCGATGATCCGCTCACGGCGCGTGACGCGGTTATATTCCAGAATAAAGAGGTTGTTGTGGCCTTCCTCTCTCTTCTCTTCTGCATAATAAATGAAATGATCGCTGATTTCAATCAGCACGTCGTTACAGCTTGCAAAGACGTTTCTCAGATCGACAACCTTCACTCCGAATCCCTCCCGTTCTCTTTATTATAGCATAAAGGGCCCGATCGTCCATCCCTGTTTTTGACTTTCCGGACGCTTCCTTTTTTTCAGATTGATGGGATCATAATCGCACGCGATGAGGATACCCGTTCGCCAATTTACAAATACGCCACAACAGCGCGCCGCAGCTGTGGTATAATAGCCATAAAGACGATTCCATAAGAAAAGCGGGTTGGGAAAGCAATGCGTCAGACAAAACACGGCAGCGTACTGGAAGTGGATATTCACGGCATGACCGCCGGCGAGGCCAAACGCGGCCTGGAGCAGCTTTTGACCCGCGCGGACAAAAGCATTTCGGAAATCCGCGTCATTCACGGCTACAACAGCGGCCAGGTGCTGCGCGACATGGTGCGCAAGCAGCTCAAGCATCCGCGCATTTCGGCCAAGCTCATCAGCCTGAACCCCGGGGAAACGCGCATCCTTCTAAAATAACAAGCGGGCAGGAAACCCTGTCCGCTTTCTGATATCCTGAAAATTTCCCGGGTAATATTACCGGTTCCTTTCCGGGGCAATTTTTTTACCGGCCAAAATCTTCCTTTTTCCGTAAAATCCGGGCTATTTTTTAAATTCCTCGATCCGGAAACGCGGCCTTGCCTTGACTTCGCTGTAGATCTTGCCGACGTAGCCGCCCACCACGCCAAGACACAGCAGCTGGATGCCGCCGAGCAGCCAGATGGAACAGACGATCGCCGTCCAGCCCGCGACCGCAAGGCCCATAAAATACGAAACCAGCGCGTAGATCAGTCCCAGAATGCTCAGCAGGGACAGGACGATCCCCAGGGTGGAGATCATTTTCAGCGGCTTTACGCTGAAGGACGTGATGCCGTCCAGTGCGAAAGAAAGCATTTTTTTCAGCGGATACTTCGACTCGCCCGCAAAGCGCTCGTTCCGGTCGTAGTACACGTAGTCGCTGCGGTAGCCGATAAGCGGCACGATCCCGCGCAGGAACAGGTTGACCTCTTTGTATTCGCTCAGCGCGTCCAGCGCGCGGCGGCTCATCAGCCGGTAATCCGCGTGGTTATAGACGACGTCCACCCCGAGCACCTTCATGAATTTATAAAAGCCCTGCGCGGTGGTGCGCTTAAAAGTCGTGTCCGTCTCGCGCTTGTTGCGCACTCCGTAGACCACGTCGCAGCCGTCGGTAAACTTGTCCACAAACTGGTCCAGCACCTCAATGTCGTCCTGCAGGTCGGCGTCCAGGCTGATTGCGCAGTCGCAGTACTCCTTCGCGGTCATCAGCCCCGCCAGAAGCGCGTTCTGGTGGCCACGGTTGTGCGCGAGCTTGATCCCGCTGACCAGCGTATTTTCTTCGCAGTACCCGCTGATCAGCTCCCAGGTGCGGTCGCGGCTGCCGTCGTCCACAAGGAGCATCCGGCTTTTTCCGTCGGCGCGCCCGGCCTTGATCATGGAATTCATTTTGATTGTCAGCCGTTTCACCGTTTCCGGCAAAACCTCTTCCTCGTTATAGCAGGGTATCACCAAATATACAGTAGGCATAATTCCCTCCGATAAGGTCGTCATTGTGTGGTTTCCGGCGCTTCGGGCGGTGGTGTCTGCCCTTCCGCCGGGAGCTCTTCGTATTTGATCCGGTACGTTTTCCGCTTGCGCGGCTTCCTTTTGTCATACGCCCGGGTTACAAGATAAAATACCAGATACAGCGCCGCGCCGCCCGCGGATACCGCCGCGCCCAGCTTCAGGCCCGGCGTCGCGTAGTCAAAGCGGACGACCGACTCCCCGGCCGGCACCTTCACCGCCATGAACCCGACGTTTACCTTGGCGATTTCCGCCGGTTTGCCGTTGACCTGCGCGCTCCAGCCGCCTTCCCAGGGAACGCTGAAAAATACGAGCCGTTCCTTGTCCGCGGTCATTTTTGCGGTAAAGCCGCTGTTGTCCCGCTCAAAAGAGGAACAGGCTTCCGACTTCCGGTTCAGGCAGTCCTCAAAATAGGCGCTCTGCGTGAATTCGCCGGACAGGAAATCGTCGTCATGGGGAAGAATCCCGGCGTACTTCTGCACGTCGTCGTTTTCCAGCACCAGCGTTTTCAGCAGAAGCAGATGCCGGCTTTCCTTGTCCACCTGCTCGTATTCCGCGCGGGTAATATAGGAATCGTAACTGAACCCCATGGGGATATAATAGTCGTTCTCGTAAATATTGAAGCCGTTCTGCGCCGCGTAGAACGTCCAGCCGGGCATCGCCGGGGTATCCCCACCCTCGTCCCCCGCGAAATTCTTGCCGCTCTGTACCGAGTCAAACAGCCACCGGCAGCTGGTCAGCCCGCGCAGGCCGTAATACTTGGCCTCCGGCCGCGAACCCACGTCGCGCTGAACGCCGATGGACGGGTAGAAATCCATAATGGAACCCGGCACGATGCTGTGGAACGCCTGGATCGTCGGAATCTGCCAGTACATGGCCTGATTGTCCATGCCGTCGTAAACGTCGATACGGCAGTTTTTGGTGTCGGGCAGCCGGATGTCTTTCCCTCCGTTGAGAGAATAGGGAATCAGCTCCCGGTGGGCGTCGTCGCTCTGGGTTTTCCCCAGCGCGATGAAAAACAGCGAATACAGAACGGAAATCAGGGCCACCCCGCCCATACAGCGACGGATAAACAGTTCTTTGTCGCGGCGGTACCATTTAAAGAGAATCGTCAGCAGGGTCAGGCTTAAAAGCGCGATCGCCACATACGTCCAGAAACGGGTGGGGTAATCCTCCAGTCCGAAGGAAGTCACCTTTTGCCCGTCCTGCTGCGTCGTGGTCACCATCAGCCCGATGGGCAGCGCGATTCCCAGCGTGATGCCGGTCGTCCACTTGATGGAACTTTTCCAGTCGATGCACTCCCTCTCGAGCGAGATCACCGTCGCAAGGCTCATCATCAGGGTCAGCATATAGAACCAGCGCGCGTAATACGACGCGTTGAAAAGCTGGAACGCGGAATTCAGGATCGGAATAAAAGCCATCAGGAACAGGATCCCCAGCAGCTTTTTCAGCCAGTGCTCCCTGTGCATGCGCAAAAAGCCGATGACCCCGGTCATGCTGAACAGCGGCAGCCACGCGCCGAGCGAAGCCCACTTTGCTTCCGACTTCGGGGTGAAGTTGGGCCGGGCCGGAATATCCGGCGGGAAGAAGAAGCATTCTAAAATGTGGACATAGCGCTGGTTCCAGTCGTAGAGCAGCGCGTTCCAGCCCTCGGGCGGGTTGTCCACCCGCGGGTTCTGGATCACCGCCAGGATGGTCGGCACCAGCAGGACGGCGGCGCACAGGACGCCGATCACGGCCTCGCAGATAATCAGCAGGAAATCCCTGAGCGTGATTTTCCAGTTGCCGGTCAAAAGACGGGTAAACCCGTAAAGCAGTGTGAAAACAACCTGTCCCACAAAGAAATAGTAATTGACAAAGCAGCAGGCGAACACCGTCACCGCGAAGATTCCGCGCCGCCGGGTGTAGATATATTCGTCCAGCGCCCAGAGCATCACCGGGAAAAAGATAATCGCCTCATGAAAGTGGTTGAAAAAGATATTGTAGACCGAAAAGCCCGAAAACGCGTACAGCATTCCGCCGATGACCGCGTAATCCGGATTTTTGACGTACCTTTTCAGATAGAGAAAGCCCGTCAGGGAAGCGCAGCCGAATTTCAGGATCAGCAGCGGGCCCATCAGGTGCGGCACCATCCAGCTGGGAAACGGGATGGTCAGCCAGAAAAACGGGCTGCCCAGCAGGTAAAACGAATAGGAGCCGATAAAATTGGCGCCCAGGTCGGTCGTCCAGCTCCAGCCGATATTGCCGCTGCGCACCGCGTCGTGGCACATCTGGTAAAACGGAACCTGCTGTACGTTGAAGTCGCCGTAAAACAAAAAATAACCGTTATCAAAAATAATAAAAGGTATGAAAAAGAGAAAAGCTATTCCCATGCCGTAAAGCAGGGCCTTCCAATAATAATTTTGTCTCCCTTTGCGGGTCAGCACACCTGTCAAACCGTCGCCCCCATATTCCTGATTAACATATTATATCACACGGTTTTGTCTGAACAAAGCGAATTTAAAAATTACAGGACTGTTTCTTGCAATATTTACCGTTTGTTATTATATTGGTTATAATGTCGTAAAGAAGGACGTCGAATACGCCGTAGGTGCGTGCCGACCGCATGGTCCGCATTACCGCAAGTGGGAGTTGATCGTCAGCTCTGCCCTCAGGCCGGGCAGGCCCCTACTTTCGGTTCTTGTACGAAAGTAGGCAAAGTACGCGCAGGGGGATTTTTAATTCCCGGCGAGAGGGTTCCATAAAATCCCCCTGCACCCCCGGGGTATCCCCAAAGTACCTTTGTGTGGCACGATACCGTTTTGGTTTTCATTGACGAAGGATACGGGAAGGCAGGACTTGGCCCTCTCCTTGGGGGAGCCTAAAAAGGTCGAACCCCCGCCTCCCTCTTAGAGGGATTTGTTTCGGGGTCCTCTAAAACCGATTCAACATACAACTGTCTGAGAGCGCCGCCGTAGGCGCGTGCCGACCGCATGGTCCGCGCTTGGTGCGACGGAAGGAGTCCCCCGGGAGCATCTGCCGTCGATTCAACATACAACTGTCTGAGAGCGCCACCGCAGGCGACTGCCGACCGCATGGTCTGTAAAATATAAAAAATAAAGGGGAAAATACAATGTTTCATTTTTATGCGATGCTGTCGCGCATGAAATACATCTGCCGCTGGGGGCTGATGCGCAACACCCGCAGCGAGACCCTGAGCGAACACAGCTTTGAAACCGCGGTCATCGCCCACGCGCTGGCCGTGCTGCGCAATACGCGCTTCGGCGGCCATGTCAGCCCGGAGCGCGCGGCTCTGCTTGCGCTCTACCATGACGCGGCGGAAATCATCACCGGCGACCTGCCCACGCCGGTCAAATACTTCAACCCGAACCTCCGCTCCGCCTACCGCGAGGTCGAAACCGTCGCGCAGGAAAAGCTTCTCAGCCTTCTGCCGGACGATCTGAGGCCAAGCTACGAATCCGTCTTCACCGCGGCGCAGGAGGGCGACCGGGAACTTCTGCCGCTTGTCAAAGCCGCAGACAAGCTTTCCGCCGTCATCAAATGCATGGAGGAAAAAGGGATGGGCAATTCCGAATTTACCAAGGCGGAAGCCTCCCTGCGCCGGACCGTAAGCGATCTCCACCTGCCGGAGGCCGACTGCTTCGTCGCGGAATTCCTGCCCTCTTACGCTCTGACACTGGATGAACAGGACTGAACTTCCATATTCTGTTTACAAAATTGTTCTTTTAAAAAATTATTCTTTTTCCGCAAGGGGTTATAATATAGCGGTTATTACTTTAAAAAATGTCGATTGAGGACTGATGTTGTGAATAAAACAAAGAAAAGCCCGAATAAGGGCAAAAGTAAAAAAGCTCTCATCCGAAATATAGCGATCTTATTTTTGAGTGTCGTCCTTCTGATTTCCGGCGTCGGCTGCGTTTATGCCGACCAGATGCTCGGAAGGATCAATTTTGTCCCGCTGGAGGACCCGGTTTCCAAGGTGGAAACCGCCCCGATTTTCCAGGAGGGAACCGCCAGCGGCGACACCAGCGCGCAGGCGGGCGTTCTGGGCGGGCTGTACCACGACGACGCCATCACCAATATTCTGGTCATGGGCGTGGACGATTACCAGCCGAACGACCCCGGCCGCAGCGACAGCATGATGATGGTTTCGGTCGATTCCCGCCACAAGAAGCTGAAGCTGACCTCCTTTATGCGTGACATGTACGTCGCGATCCCCGGCCACGGCAGCCAGCGCCTGAACGTCGCTTATTCAACGGGCGGCCCGCAGCTTTCCGTCTCCACCATTGAAGCGAACTTCG
Proteins encoded in this region:
- a CDS encoding peptidylprolyl isomerase; this translates as MLKKSKKVVAAVLAVAMIAGMTACKSDKSWAMKNDSLTAPIGVYIYNLYYAYQNAQSLATDTSKPLLEQKIDGKDAEAYIKEKALNSTKMLFVMNDKMKELGLSLTADETKSISSSTDSQWAQASSTLEKYGISKNSFNLAYSDYYTKYQKVFTALYGKGGKKEVSDADLKAYFEKNYTDYSYFLKPLYSTDANGSTVMITEAEQAALEKEFNGYAADIKAGKMTMQQAADAYKTSSKQTTDQLQSGTEILDSNSGFPTDFISLFSSMKPGEVKAAEISGTYMVAMKNDVTKKTTGQLGTESTRNSILAQLKGQEYSDEIEKEAAAYTNVTLNQKAIDSYKPSMFETKTSSAAATSSAPASSAAASAASAASSK
- a CDS encoding Smr/MutS family protein, with protein sequence MRQTKHGSVLEVDIHGMTAGEAKRGLEQLLTRADKSISEIRVIHGYNSGQVLRDMVRKQLKHPRISAKLISLNPGETRILLK
- a CDS encoding glycosyltransferase family 2 protein, whose protein sequence is MMPTVYLVIPCYNEEEVLPETVKRLTIKMNSMIKAGRADGKSRMLLVDDGSRDRTWELISGYCEENTLVSGIKLAHNRGHQNALLAGLMTAKEYCDCAISLDADLQDDIEVLDQFVDKFTDGCDVVYGVRNKRETDTTFKRTTAQGFYKFMKVLGVDVVYNHADYRLMSRRALDALSEYKEVNLFLRGIVPLIGYRSDYVYYDRNERFAGESKYPLKKMLSFALDGITSFSVKPLKMISTLGIVLSLLSILGLIYALVSYFMGLAVAGWTAIVCSIWLLGGIQLLCLGVVGGYVGKIYSEVKARPRFRIEEFKK
- a CDS encoding YfhO family protein, translated to MLTRKGRQNYYWKALLYGMGIAFLFFIPFIIFDNGYFLFYGDFNVQQVPFYQMCHDAVRSGNIGWSWTTDLGANFIGSYSFYLLGSPFFWLTIPFPSWMVPHLMGPLLILKFGCASLTGFLYLKRYVKNPDYAVIGGMLYAFSGFSVYNIFFNHFHEAIIFFPVMLWALDEYIYTRRRGIFAVTVFACCFVNYYFFVGQVVFTLLYGFTRLLTGNWKITLRDFLLIICEAVIGVLCAAVLLVPTILAVIQNPRVDNPPEGWNALLYDWNQRYVHILECFFFPPDIPARPNFTPKSEAKWASLGAWLPLFSMTGVIGFLRMHREHWLKKLLGILFLMAFIPILNSAFQLFNASYYARWFYMLTLMMSLATVISLERECIDWKSSIKWTTGITLGIALPIGLMVTTTQQDGQKVTSFGLEDYPTRFWTYVAIALLSLTLLTILFKWYRRDKELFIRRCMGGVALISVLYSLFFIALGKTQSDDAHRELIPYSLNGGKDIRLPDTKNCRIDVYDGMDNQAMYWQIPTIQAFHSIVPGSIMDFYPSIGVQRDVGSRPEAKYYGLRGLTSCRWLFDSVQSGKNFAGDEGGDTPAMPGWTFYAAQNGFNIYENDYYIPMGFSYDSYITRAEYEQVDKESRHLLLLKTLVLENDDVQKYAGILPHDDDFLSGEFTQSAYFEDCLNRKSEACSSFERDNSGFTAKMTADKERLVFFSVPWEGGWSAQVNGKPAEIAKVNVGFMAVKVPAGESVVRFDYATPGLKLGAAVSAGGAALYLVFYLVTRAYDKRKPRKRKTYRIKYEELPAEGQTPPPEAPETTQ
- the yfbR gene encoding 5'-deoxynucleotidase, producing MFHFYAMLSRMKYICRWGLMRNTRSETLSEHSFETAVIAHALAVLRNTRFGGHVSPERAALLALYHDAAEIITGDLPTPVKYFNPNLRSAYREVETVAQEKLLSLLPDDLRPSYESVFTAAQEGDRELLPLVKAADKLSAVIKCMEEKGMGNSEFTKAEASLRRTVSDLHLPEADCFVAEFLPSYALTLDEQD